ATCGCGGTGAAGAATGCCTACCGCAAGGACCGTCCGCCCGTCGCCAAGGGCGGCAACTGAGTCCGGGCTCCCACCGAGCGCAAACGAGGAGTCCTGACATGGATGCCATTGCCGAAAAGCGGATCGTGACCGAAGACCACGCCACCGCACCTTCCAAGCCTTATGACCCGGCGTACGACCCGCTGGTCGCCGCGACGCCGGGCCAGGGCCGGGATTACGCACCGACCTATTGGATCGGCACCGCCGGCGACCCGCCGCCCGACGATGGCCCGATCACCCACGATATCGACGTCGACGTCGCGATCATCGGCTCGGGCTTCACCGGACTGACGTGCGCGATCTTCCTCGCGCAGGAGTATGGCATCAAGGCCACCGTGCTCGAGGCCAACCGCGTCAGTTGGGGTTGCAGCACCCGCAACGGAGGCCAGGCGCAATGTGCGTCGGGCCGGCTCAAGCGCTCGCAGTGGATACAGCGCTACGGCCTCGACACCGCCTTGCGCCTGCACGCCGAGGTCTGCGAAGGCATGGAGACCTTCAAGGGACTGATCAAGGACATCGACTGCGACCCGCAGCCTGGAGGTCATCTTTATATTGCGCACCGCCCGAAGGTCATGCCGGCGCTCGAGAAAGAGGCGAAGATCCTGCGCGACGTGTTCAAGTACGACGCCCGCATCCTTGACGCCGACACCGTGAAGCGCGACTACGTCGACGACAAGGAAGCGGCCGGCGCGATGCACGAGCCGGAAGGCATCGGCATCCACGCGGGCAAGCTGGCCTTTGGCTACCTGAAGAAGGCTCGGGCGCTCGGCGCCACCGTCCATCCGTCCAGCCCGGTTCAGGGCTGGGAAACGCGCGACGGCGTCCACTACCTCAAGACCCCCGGCGGCACGGTACGCGCGCGCGCCGTGGGCGTGGCGACCGGCGGCTACACCTCGCAAGGCCTGCATCCGCAACTGAAGAACCGCCTGCTGCCCATCCTTTCCAATTCCATCGTCACCCGCCCGCTGACCTTGGCCGAGCGCGACGCCTGCAACTTCCGCACCACGCAGGTGATCACCGACACGAGGATACTCAGGCACTACTACCGCCAGATGCCAGACGGACGCGTACAGATCGGCAGCCGCAGCGCGATCACCGGCACCGACGCCCCTCAGAAAAAATACGAACAGAAGCTGATCGACGACCTCCACCGCAAGTTCCCTGCGCTGGAAGGCATCGAGATCGACTACTCATGGTGGGGCTGGGTCGACGTCAGCCACGACATGATGCCGCGCATCTTCCAGCCGGACCCCAGGCAGACGATCTACTACGCGGTGGGCTACGGCGGCAACGGCGTGATGTACTCGGCGCAGGCCGGGCGCCGCCTGGCCGCGCTGATCGCCGGCAAGAGCGCGGGGCCGGAGCTGCCGATCTTCCGCTCGGCGCTCCCCTTCCCGAATGTGCGCGAGATGGTCGAATCGCAGGCGTTCGCGCCTTTCCGTCGGGTCGGACAGCGGTTCCTATACCGCTGGTATCACCTCAAGGACGAAGTCCTCTAGTTCATCCCGCAGCGCCCAAGCGCCGCCCGCAGCACAGCA
This DNA window, taken from Crenobacter cavernae, encodes the following:
- a CDS encoding NAD(P)/FAD-dependent oxidoreductase, which codes for MDAIAEKRIVTEDHATAPSKPYDPAYDPLVAATPGQGRDYAPTYWIGTAGDPPPDDGPITHDIDVDVAIIGSGFTGLTCAIFLAQEYGIKATVLEANRVSWGCSTRNGGQAQCASGRLKRSQWIQRYGLDTALRLHAEVCEGMETFKGLIKDIDCDPQPGGHLYIAHRPKVMPALEKEAKILRDVFKYDARILDADTVKRDYVDDKEAAGAMHEPEGIGIHAGKLAFGYLKKARALGATVHPSSPVQGWETRDGVHYLKTPGGTVRARAVGVATGGYTSQGLHPQLKNRLLPILSNSIVTRPLTLAERDACNFRTTQVITDTRILRHYYRQMPDGRVQIGSRSAITGTDAPQKKYEQKLIDDLHRKFPALEGIEIDYSWWGWVDVSHDMMPRIFQPDPRQTIYYAVGYGGNGVMYSAQAGRRLAALIAGKSAGPELPIFRSALPFPNVREMVESQAFAPFRRVGQRFLYRWYHLKDEVL